The following coding sequences lie in one Ostrinia nubilalis chromosome 2, ilOstNubi1.1, whole genome shotgun sequence genomic window:
- the LOC135077757 gene encoding cathepsin B-like, with the protein MFGLVFLAFIALAASEFDHEIHEKFKTLPKHEFISYFNSLNHSWAVEDYGEDEHFYGAQLDSNHGLPTITHDAIELPEYFDAREEWSHCKTIKEVNNQAQCGSCFLFGAINSASDRTCIHAGVHVHLAEQEGDCIRPRESCKGGDPAKVVSFWVKNGLVSQECKPYDILALYNDGCKEECRNSSIEYSQDKHYAENAYKVHPTVEAISAELIKNGPLVVGFTAFADFRKYRHGVYVHKFGDFIGYHAVRLIGFGIDENGDDYWLAANSWGKHWGEEGYVRIKRGQEALKLEDHVYGGLPKIS; encoded by the coding sequence ATGTTCGGTTTAGTGTTTTTGGCATTCATAGCCTTAGCGGCATCGGAATTCGACCACGAAATCCACGAAAAATTCAAAACTCTACCAAAACATGAATTCATAAGTTATTTCAACTCGCTCAACCATTCCTGGGCTGTTGAAGATTATGGTGAGGACGAGCATTTTTATGGTGCACAGCTTGATTCCAATCATGGTCTTCCAACCATAACTCATGACGCGATAGAACTACCAGAATATTTCGACGCTAGAGAGGAATGGTCACACTGTAAAACAATCAAAGAAGTTAATAACCAAGCCCAGTGCGGTTCGTGTTTTCTCTTCGGTGCCATCAACTCTGCTTCAGACAGGACTTGCATCCACGCTGGTGTGCACGTTCATTTGGCAGAACAAGAAGGAGACTGCATTCGCCCTAGAGAATCATGTAAAGGTGGAGATCCCGCCAAAGTTGTAAGTTTCTGGGTGAAAAACGGACTTGTGTCGCAGGAATGTAAGCCTTATGATATTCTGGCACTTTATAACGATGGGTGCAAAGAAGAATGCAGGAATTCCAGCATCGAGTACAGTCAAGACAAGCATTACGCCGAAAATGCCTACAAAGTCCATCCAACTGTGGAAGCAATCAGTGCTGAGCTGATCAAAAATGGTCCTTTGGTTGTAGGGTTTACAGCTTTCGCAGACTTCCGCAAATATAGACATGGGGTATATGTACATAAATTTGGTGACTTTATTGGTTATCATGCTGTCAGACTGATTGGATTTGGCATTGACGAAAATGGTGATGATTACTGGCTTGCAGCCAACTCTTGGGGTAAACATTGGGGTGAAGAAGGATACGTCAGAATAAAGCGCGGTCAAGAAGCATTGAAATTGGAGGATCACGTTTATGGCGGACTTCCTAAAATAAGTTAG
- the LOC135086920 gene encoding cathepsin B-like, with product MLSLILLAFIGSAVSEFDPEIHEKFMTLPKHEFVTYFNSLNRSWTIKDYGEDKIQMHFGAEIKLDHGLPTITHDKVNLPINFDARTQWPHCETIREINNQGGCGSCYLFGAINSASDRTCIHTGVHVRLSEQEGDCVKPMNACNGGSTSDVLQFWVQNGIVTKECKPYNEFELASSNCKQQCVNPSIQYSQDKHFGETVYHVNGDLDSISAEVVKNGPVVIAFKVYGDIHNYHGGVYEHSYGAFEVNHAVRLIGFGVDERGVDYWILANSWGPGFGEGGFIRVKRGQAALGVESMVFAGLPRRY from the coding sequence ATGTTGTCTTTAATATTATTGGCGTTTATCGGCTCAGCAGTTTCGGAGTTCGACCCCGAAATACATGAAAAATTCATGACGCTACCGAAACATGAGTTTGTGACTTATTTCAACTCTCTCAACCGTTCGTGGACTATCAAAGATTATGGTGAGGATAAAATTCAGATGCATTTTGGTGCTGAAATCAAACTTGATCATGGTCTTCCAACCATAACTCACGATAAGGTTAATTTGCCTATCAATTTTGATGCTAGAACGCAATGGCCGCACTGTGAAACTATTAGAGAGATAAATAACCAAGGCGGATGCGGTTCTTGTTATCTCTTCGGTGCAATCAACTCTGCCTCTGACAGGACTTGCATCCATACCGGCGTCCACGTACGTTTATCTGAGCAAGAAGGAGACTGCGTAAAACCAATGAATGCCTGTAACGGCGGATCTACGTCAGATGTACTGCAATTTTGGGTGCAAAACGGTATTGTAACAAAAGAATGTAAGCCTTACAATGAATTTGAGTTGGCCAGTTCGAATTGCAAACAACAGTGCGTAAATCCTAGCATTCAGTACAGTCAGGATAAACATTTTGGTGAAACTGTTTACCATGTTAATGGTGATCTGGATTCCATCAGTGCTGAGGTTGTTAAAAATGGCCCTGTGGTAATAGCATTTAAAGTTTATGGAGACATTCATAATTACCACGGGGGAGTGTATGAACACTCATATGGAGCGTTTGAGGTAAATCACGCTGTAAGGCTTATAGGATTTGGAGTTGACGAAAGAGGTGTTGACTATTGGATTTTAGCTAATTCCTGGGGACCCGGTTTTGGTGAAGGTGGATTTATCAGAGTTAAACGTGGGCAAGCTGCATTAGGTGTGGAAAGTATGGTGTTTGCAGGGCTACCGAGAAgatattaa